A genomic segment from Bacillus rossius redtenbacheri isolate Brsri chromosome 5, Brsri_v3, whole genome shotgun sequence encodes:
- the LOC134531560 gene encoding uncharacterized protein LOC134531560: protein MARKHKKVPGHRSYANFSKESLLAAIEDVKTKGLSYRQAGEKYGITGSTIYRAFKKKHPKSYGRPAVLTEDEERKLVHGILLASDWGFPFDKLDICLLVKSFLDNEGRTELRFKKNMPGRDWYLSFIGRHKKILSPRFCQNITRARAGVSREVLEKYFANLQISLHGVKPNMIVNYDETNMTDDPQRAKVVVRRGAKYPERVMDHSKVSVSVMFSGTASGIVLPPMIVYKSEHLYDTWMENGPKGTIYGCSKSGWFDGHLFQKWFCNIALPYFRSCDKGGGNSPKVLIGDNLASHLSMPVIEECRKHNIKFVLLPPNSTHICQPLDVAFFRPLKIKWRQTLAEFKAKYKGTIPKNLFPRYLNATLEKLENASQNLCSGFRATGLYPFNPQQVLNKLPAENEDSSANSTADGSWSEAFIEVLREARFGQSSAPRVRKRRVVNVNPGLSVNGSLEDTSIDQDPSSTSAPSTTASSTLASTSAPTTSAPTTSTPYAKARTWSKFSSESVDFEMTDVHQNAESEHETANFCLIKTGDFLLVKLMYDSRSNKAVQRFFVAKVLEKNESVVYCSFLRKSAKAEKVFLFPSVEDTFNVMKENIVKILREPRVVRGRHIFTEYFTEQIQ from the coding sequence ATGGCCAGAAAACACAAGAAAGTTCCAGGACATCGTAGTTATGCCAATTTTTCGAAGGAAAGCCTTTTAGCTGCAATAGAAGATGTAAAAACAAAAGGCCTTTCATACAGACAAGCTGGTGAAAAGTATGGAATCACTGGATCAACAATCTACAGGGCGTTCAAAAAGAAGCACCCCAAAAGTTATGGAAGACCTGCAGTGCTGACAGAAGATGAAGAACGTAAGCTGGTTCATGGGATTTTATTGGCGAGTGATTGGGGGTTTCCATTTGACAAGTTGGATATTTGTTTACTTGTTAAAAGCTTTTTAGATAATGAGGGGCGAACAGaacttagatttaaaaaaaatatgccagGTAGGGATTGGTATCTTTCTTTTATAGGAAGGCACAAGAAAATTCTGTCACCACGATTTTGTCAGAACATTACGAGAGCAAGGGCTGGTGTTAGCAGAGAAGTTCTAGAGAAATATTTTGCTAACTTACAGATCTCTTTGCATGGAGTAAAACCAAACATGATCGTCAATTACGACGAAACCAATATGACAGATGATCCGCAAAGAGCAAAGGTGGTGGTTAGACGGGGGGCAAAGTACCCAGAACGTGTTATGGATCACTCCAAAGTTAGCGTTTCTGTGATGTTCTCAGGAACAGCATCAGGCATTGTATTACCACCCATGATTGTTTACAAGTCTGAGCACCTGTATGATACATGGATGGAGAACGGACCAAAGGGTACAATATACGGGTGCTCCAAAAGTGGGTGGTTTGATGGTCACCTATTTCAAAAATGGTTTTGCAATATAGCATTGCCCTATTTCCGATCTTGCGATAAAGGAGGTGGAAATTCTCCAAAAGTCTTGATTGGGGACAATCTTGCTAGCCATCTGTCCATGCCAGTCATTGAAGAATGCAGGAAAcataacattaaatttgttttactgCCACCAAACAGCACACATATTTGTCAGCCTCTCGATGTAGCCTTTTTTCGTCCTCTGAAAATTAAGTGGCGACAAACTCTTGCAGAGTTCAAAGCAAAGTACAAGGGGACAataccaaaaaatttatttcccagATATTTGAATGCAACACTGGAAAAATTGGAAAATGCTTCGCAAAATTTATGCTCAGGGTTCAGAGCAACTGGCTTGTATCCGTTCAATCCGCAACAAGTTTTAAATAAACTTCCAGCTGAGAATGAAGATTCCTCTGCCAACTCAACAGCAGATGGCTCTTGGTCTGAAGCATTCATTGAGGTTCTGCGAGAAGCCCGATTTGGCCAGTCATCAGCCCCTCGAGTTCGCAAGAGAAGGGTTGTTAATGTTAATCCTGGTCTAAGTGTAAATGGAAGTTTAGAAGATACCAGCATTGACCAGGACCCTTCTTCAACTTCAGCTCCTTCAACTACAGCTTCTTCAACTTTAGCTTCAACTTCAGCTCCTACAACTTCAGCTCCTACAACTTCAACTCCATATGCAAAGGCTAGAACATGGTCCAAGTTTTCATCAGAATCTGTGGATTTTGAAATGACAGATGTGCATCAGAATGCAGAAAGTGAACATGAGACTGCGAACTTCTGTCTTATCAAAACCGGTGACTTTTTATTGGTGAAGTTAATGTATGATAGCAGATCAAATAAGGCAGTTCAAAGGTTCTTTGTTGCTAAAGTCTTGGAAAAGAATGAATCTGTTGTTTATTGTTCTTTTCTCCGTAAAAGTGCTAAGGCCGAAAAAGTATTTCTCTTCCCATCAGTGGAAGATACCTTTAATGTGATGAAAGAAAACATTGTGAAAATATTGAGAGAACCAAGAGTAGTACGAGGACGACATATTTTTACAGAGTATTTTACTGAACAAATTCAATGA